The DNA window CCTTACCTTCTCCTTCGTCATGAACCGCATCGCTTCCTGGATGGATATCTTGGCGCAATGTCCATCCTTCAAAAAGTCCGAATCGCACTCGGAATGACACGGGAACCGTTGCACCAACAGCTTAGCACTTTCAATCGGCGAATACAGTTCCAGCTCAAACGCGAACTGACCACTGATCTTCGATTTTTTAGTCGCACAAATCACTGTCCAAATGCTTCTAAGACTGTTCTGATCGTAGATCTGGTACACGTTGAAGTACTCCCCATAAGCACGAATCACGTAGTACGCAATGACGGACTGTAGTTGGATACAGCGTTGACTATCGGCGGAGTAGTTCCACGTGAGAACAATATCCGGTGAACTGTACACCTTATCCCGATGCTCGGTGACACAATGCTCGATCCAGTCCTTTTCGCAGTCCTTCCAGCGACAGTTCTCCCACACCTTCCCCATAAAACAATCGATTTGCTAGAACCAAAAAAAtcatcattatcaacaactgcCCTAATATCAACCTCACCTTAAACCCGCACCGATCCTTATGCCAAAACAGCAAATCCAGCGGCAGTCTAACCGGACACCCCCGCGCGCTATGATCGCACGGAAAATGAACCTTTCCGGCGATCGCTTCCAGCGTATAATTCCGCATATCGGTCATCTTTTTCGGACACAGCGGACAACAGCTAACCCTGGCCGCACAACGCGAACAGATACTGTGCCCAGTTTGACACAGAAAAATCGGACCATGCAACGGTTGGGCACAGGCCGGACACTTCAGCTCACCCACAATACTGTCGTAATGATGCAGGGTGATACTGAACGTACCATCGTTGTAGATTAGGGCTTTTCGTTTGTCACCGATGCCGACGCCGCCGGTATCCTGTCCGGATAGCGAGGTCGGTGCTTCCAGGGTGGCCGTTGAAGATGACGATGTCGATGCACGGTCCGAGCTTGCCTGGGGCGATCGGAGGTATTTGTTCACATGGACGGCTTTTACGACCGTTAGGATTGGTTCACTTGGTGAGGACATGCCGCTTGAGGAAGTTCTGTCAGCGTACTGCGACAGGTTTGAGTAATATatcttttttttctcgttttggCACAAGTTGGGTTATCTTATCAGTCTAATCGAGGACTTTGCGGTGCGGTCTTCAGTTATAGAAATTGTTCGAACACACAGCAATGACGAAGGCGTACTGTCGCTGCTTTCCGATTCCGCTTTTTCGCGCTTCAACCGATGCATGGTGGAATGTGGTCTGCTAGGGTGGTGCGAGTAGGTATGAAACTATCAATCGGCATCGTAGATAGCGGGAAGGGGAAATGTTGGCACCATTCTAGAACGAAACAAAACGTCGTCAACGATGGAAACAACTAATGGGATTTACGTTGGATAAGAGTTAAGCCGTTACCATTCTTTGTGGTGAAATTTTGCTTGTTTGAAGACACTTTGTAGCGTCGGTTAGTTGTTGGTGGTATGCATTGTTCGAACTGTGCTTGGGCGTAGGTCAATATCTGTTTAGTTGTGGAATGTGATAAACGGTTAATAGTTTCAAATATATCGTTCATACATACCCATTCTATTGTAcctgaaaaaattatttaaatggaTATGATCACTTGTTTGTTTGGTTGCCATGCGTACCCGTTTCATGTTCCACACGTGGCTTTCGTTCAGCGTGTTTCTCATTAGTGGGTACAAACATTTGCACCCACTGTCTCAAAGCATTTCTCGGGTTGTTTTTCAAAAAGGTGTAACGCAATGTTAAAGCATTCTTCCGGAGGATGTAGGGGAGGTGAGCGCACGTTAATTCAATCAACATATCTTTTATACAAAACTTTGAGGGAACACGGATCCACGTGTTTCAGAACATTAGTATCGCTGGGCAAATACATTCCAAAATGCATATAATTTTATTCGTTAGTTTattacgaatcgctcaagtgtACCAACATGTCTCAACGGCAAAGACACACTTGAGAACTGAAAAAAGAGAGTAGGATCACCACTGAAAATCTGTCGACGATTACAGCATGAATAaaatgctgctgttcatctctgtttgcaTTTCGAACGCCGGGGTAGATTTTTATTGGACTATTGCCGTTGTAACGGGCAGGCAATAGTCTAataatgctgcctaagctcgcctcctaccaacagaagacaaaagattagtcagtAAGATTTtaggcctgtttctaatgacccttccACATCTAGTTtcccgatctgtatattttccatccttgctctcacttgagtactatggctttaaATTTGCATAACTTTCCATACTCagcaatctctagctaattgaatgtcgttaaaaagtaaaaaataaatgtgacTTCATattactgccgttctacgcataatcgTCCCATGTTACTTTTTGATCATTTTCACTTTCTTTCTTCAAACAGCCCTTTTTgatgtatattttcagaaaataCATCTAAATCATACAGTTTGTTTGAAGATTccgtgaaaaaataccaaatcTGGCTGTCCCATAGTAAAAATTCTGCGcagaatagggatctttaggggtgtgcgggttaaggcatattctgatgcagattagtaccgtgagttattatctcagtcctttttcaatttttttggcccgaaactgttgaaaaaaaacattttttagtttgtttccttttaggaacataacacatccaaacccatgcgacttgcacgactccatagcttgccttatcagatctaccatagtttgcagattaaacttgggatggcaggctgctagcggattgcaaaagtaccagatcatgctatGTGGGGTGCAGACTCGGTAAACAATGAGgtgaacgagatatttgcagatacgtcatttagtaggacaactgtcagtttgttggttgaatttaatttgtttttttttttaatttaaaaatcagaaaagaatacttaaggtttaagaatgatatgagtgtactcgtaaggacacccgctattaacacatatgaaaaacttttccaaattaaagatccctattttgGAGGAACACGAATCCACGTATATCAGAACCAGTGTGGCCATTTTCGCATGACGTCGAATCAGTGGATTAAAAAATTTGTAGTTTAACTCATCCAGCACccgaagaaatttttttcctggaattatcaagttatgAACACCGACTCCGTTTTATACTTGGCCGGCGAGCAGAGAGAAATTTTTATCGGTGTATGAAAGAGAGAAGCATGAATGAGCTGTGCTGCATAAACCTCGGCTTTAACTTGATAGCTAATAAAAATCTTATGGTTAAATAGCTTAACGACGTGTTCAGGATATCATCCAAACTACATATGGAATGGTGTTACCGTATGGGTTATAGTACTTgtatagtttatttttattagggatGAGCGAAAAACCGACCTTCATCCCGCCTCTGAAGCGGACCCTACACCAGCAGGAATAttgccactgacatatgaacaagcatatgggggatagaccactagtgaaaaattgttcccaaacctgagggataacccaccagtaaatgagtgattgggactgtgaataaaaggtggagctagtgttctgggaaaattgtcggatcgatgttttttgagggaattccctcatagtgttacgtctgttagtctgtggtgtaAGGTCATTCTGAAAATACTGATTCTGTTGAATTTAAATGTGATTGATGGATggaagcagtcttgtcaatatatttgttgacaaaatttccgcctcgtgtagggtccgcttaagaaGTAATTGGCTCGaaagggtgtacggaatcaaatcGCGTAACTTTAAAATTTCTGCTACTTTTTTCACTAGCTATTTTCTATTAAATTTTGGATGAAATTAGTTTAATGTGTATTTGTGTGATTTTCGCCCTCACTTTGTAAGTAAGAGTTTCCCCACTACTTGGGTTCTTGATTGCCCAGCGGACCCTATTTGTCAGGGAGGCCTAAAgggtgaacacgaaattattgcgactccgaaaatgtcatgccaattttcttacaatgtttaaaatcaaaccaaatttttagggtagttttatacatatatttacttcaaaaatcaaaagaaagttaatcgatggagcgttgagtgtaaaattgaacgcattttcgcttgatgccctccatcaatgtctttacagtgtcatccggtaccagtttctcattttttttccattttcttaacacgTCCTTCTCgcctttgactgtcttcttgctcttccgaagttcccgcttcatcattgcccagtactgttccaccgggcgcagttccggacagtttggcggattcatgtcctttggaacaaagtggacagaattggcctcataccactccaggacacttttagaatagtgacatgatgccaaatctggccaaaatagcggagcttcgtcgtgctgctgcaagaacggcaaaaggcgcttctcgaggcactagatctcgccatttactgtgccctttgtcacgaaaggctcacttctcagtccgcaagagcgaatggcctgccaaatgagatatttggaggcgaacttcaacattttcttcttcttaaatttgtcgtccacatagaacttgttCTTGCCAgtaaaaaactccaaccccggaatttgcttaaaatcggcttttatatacgtttcgtcgtccatcacacagcagccatattttgtcagcatcttctcgtagagcttctgtgcccgagttttagccgtcgattgttgccgcttatcgcggtttgggaagttctgtaccttgtatgtatgtagtccagctctcttatttgcattctggacgtagctctgcgacatgccgatctttttagccaaatcacggcttgagacgttgggatttgctttaatcatcctcttcatctttccctccgtctttttgttctccggtcccggttttcttccagctcctttgccgtggtccaacgtcaaccgctacTGGAactgcttcaacactctggagacggttgaatggtgaatgttcaacatttttcccaactgccggtgcgactggtcaggaaattccaggtgtttggaaagaatttgttctctcgactcgcgttggttcacctccattttcgttgaatcgaaaaacacgacttcaagTTTGACagtatgtaaacaatacacatcaatgagaaagtgcaaaatttggtttatttttacccaatggtaaaaaagttatgccctgttgaatgtgtcgcaataatttcgtgttcacccTTTATGTGCTCTTACCAGAATTTCgaacataaaacaaaaaggaaaacaaaTAAACATTCAATTTTACCCGTTTTATTCTCCGCTTCCACTCTCCTCCTCTGTTAACTACTGCTGTCGCATTTTTGCAACTTTTACCATAATTTGAACAGCCGAGCACACGGCAAATTCATTTTTCGCTGAAATCTCAGTAAAAGCCCTTATTGTTTGCTGAGATTTGGAAGATATTTCGCTAAAAATTAGCAAAGAAATTCCACTTTTCCGAGATATCAGTATAAACATTAACGGATTGCTCGGCTGTGCGGGAAATTGCCGAGGTCAACTAAGTGTGCTGCTACTGCTACTGGTTTCTTTCAACCGACCGGGTCTACAATGACCGAATTCACCTTGATGGTTTCTATtagctgctccggcagcggtccgtTACAATTAGCTAAGTTGGGTGAGCTTGACTCTTTTGTTGGTAACTTcctagcgacgttggtgacgaatcaccggattcccGTGCTCCTCGCAAGGAATCACAGCAGACACCGCAGTCTTCTTACCAGGTGGAGCagttgtcctacctgcttccctTGCTTCTTGACTGTTAGCTTAAAAGGAGAGCCAGGCACGTTCGATTTATACTCTACAACGGGAAAGACGGGTGCGTCGGAtccttagccggggaagcggaAACTCTTTT is part of the Topomyia yanbarensis strain Yona2022 chromosome 1, ASM3024719v1, whole genome shotgun sequence genome and encodes:
- the LOC131689455 gene encoding uncharacterized protein LOC131689455 translates to MSSPSEPILTVVKAVHVNKYLRSPQASSDRASTSSSSTATLEAPTSLSGQDTGGVGIGDKRKALIYNDGTFSITLHHYDSIVGELKCPACAQPLHGPIFLCQTGHSICSRCAARVSCCPLCPKKMTDMRNYTLEAIAGKVHFPCDHSARGCPVRLPLDLLFWHKDRCGFKQIDCFMGKVWENCRWKDCEKDWIEHCVTEHRDKVYSSPDIVLTWNYSADSQRCIQLQSVIAYYVIRAYGEYFNVYQIYDQNSLRSIWTVICATKKSKISGQFAFELELYSPIESAKLLVQRFPCHSECDSDFLKDGHCAKISIQEAMRFMTKEKVLYYRIRIIEVTPSRSRSLVLISQSQKVPTAPSSFQLLPVNYAATKIHQANMKAVSEKDIIVRNGIDPTGAKATQPTKLDRTDVVHSPVSITSSASSTITDSEDDSEKAALPEVDRELSAGAAATIKAKATSTPILSRVNSFPKPPRVQIQNNPTVLNMAKSGSEQQLVRCRIVENQESFKMKPIYSGKSKDSSNRTSSESLSKSPNRKLSKFYNLTTYKAAAKLWSKKEVPVQGDNSG